From the genome of Bradyrhizobium elkanii USDA 76, one region includes:
- a CDS encoding transporter substrate-binding domain-containing protein, with the protein MATSADADALKDQIAPTGKLRVAIAISPAGGAFWSTKTENGYAGVPVDLGREMAAQLGIPVEYVVHQNSGQITDAAAKNTWDITFLPKDPERETKMTFGPIYEVADATYIVKPGSTITNFATLDQDGVKVAAVNATTTMRGAIAHLKHAKVTGYQTYDEIFNLLKSGEIDAFALSRDQLNAMAKKIPGTHVLDETFKQTVTAVAVPLNHPLAAAFATGFMTEAVANGTLRKAYDNNGLKGSPVRTEVK; encoded by the coding sequence ATGGCCACATCAGCGGATGCCGACGCCTTGAAGGATCAGATCGCGCCGACCGGAAAGCTCCGGGTCGCGATCGCGATCAGCCCGGCTGGCGGCGCGTTCTGGTCGACCAAGACCGAGAACGGCTATGCGGGCGTTCCCGTCGATCTCGGCCGCGAGATGGCAGCGCAACTCGGCATCCCGGTCGAATATGTCGTGCATCAGAATTCCGGCCAGATCACCGACGCGGCGGCCAAGAACACCTGGGACATCACCTTCTTGCCCAAGGATCCCGAGCGCGAGACCAAGATGACGTTCGGGCCGATCTATGAGGTTGCCGACGCCACCTATATCGTCAAGCCCGGCTCGACGATCACGAATTTCGCCACACTCGACCAGGACGGCGTCAAGGTCGCCGCCGTCAATGCCACCACCACGATGCGCGGCGCGATCGCCCATCTCAAGCACGCCAAGGTCACGGGCTATCAGACCTATGACGAGATATTCAATCTGCTGAAGAGCGGCGAGATCGACGCCTTCGCATTGTCGCGCGATCAGCTCAATGCGATGGCGAAGAAGATCCCGGGCACGCACGTGCTGGACGAGACCTTCAAGCAGACCGTCACCGCGGTCGCGGTGCCGCTCAACCATCCGCTCGCCGCGGCCTTTGCCACCGGGTTCATGACCGAGGCGGTCGCCAACGGCACGTTGCGCAAGGCCTATGACAACAACGGGCTGAAGGGCTCGCCGGTCCGCACCGAGGTGAAGTGA
- a CDS encoding formate/nitrite transporter family protein has protein sequence MAYLAPSEFVTKMVDAGESKIFMSTRDTVIRAYMAGAILALAAWFAVTINVNTGQPLVGALLFPVGFVMLYLLGFDLLTGVFVLSPLALLDKRPGVTLGGVLRNWALVFIGNFAGALTVAFMMAFVTTFGFTQEPDKVGMTIGNIGEGRTLGYAAHGAAGMATLFIRGMLCNWMVSTGVVGAMISTTVPGKVIAMWMPILVFFYMVFEHSVVNMFLFPSGLMLHAKFSIMDYLIWNEIPTVLGNLAGGLAFTGLTLYTTHVKTAPKRQRLAA, from the coding sequence ATGGCCTATCTCGCTCCGTCCGAATTCGTCACCAAGATGGTGGATGCCGGCGAATCCAAGATCTTCATGTCGACGCGCGACACCGTGATCCGCGCCTATATGGCGGGCGCGATCCTCGCGCTGGCGGCCTGGTTCGCCGTGACGATCAACGTCAATACGGGTCAGCCGCTTGTCGGAGCATTGCTGTTTCCGGTCGGTTTCGTCATGCTCTATCTGCTGGGCTTCGATCTACTGACCGGCGTGTTCGTGCTCTCGCCGCTTGCGCTGCTCGACAAGCGTCCCGGCGTCACGCTCGGCGGCGTGCTGCGCAACTGGGCTCTCGTCTTCATCGGCAATTTCGCCGGCGCGCTCACGGTCGCGTTCATGATGGCGTTCGTGACGACGTTCGGCTTCACGCAGGAGCCCGACAAGGTCGGCATGACCATCGGCAACATCGGTGAGGGGCGGACGCTGGGCTACGCGGCGCATGGCGCGGCGGGCATGGCCACGCTGTTCATCCGCGGCATGCTCTGCAACTGGATGGTCTCGACCGGCGTCGTCGGCGCCATGATCTCCACCACGGTGCCCGGCAAGGTGATCGCGATGTGGATGCCGATCCTGGTGTTCTTCTACATGGTATTCGAGCATTCGGTGGTGAACATGTTCCTGTTCCCGTCGGGACTGATGCTGCATGCGAAGTTTTCGATCATGGATTACCTGATCTGGAACGAGATCCCGACCGTGCTGGGCAACCTCGCCGGCGGCCTCGCCTTCACCGGGCTCACGCTCTACACGACGCATGTGAAGACGGCGCCGAAGCGCCAGCGCCTCGCGGCTTGA
- a CDS encoding bifunctional protein-serine/threonine kinase/phosphatase — translation MPRALKISVGQFSDQGRKDANQDFHGVLIPDEPLLGLKGIAVVLADGISSSSVGRVAAESAVKSFLIDYYCTSESWSVKSSAQRVLEATNSWLHAQTRRSQNPYDKDKGYVCTLSALVVRSNTAHLFHVGDSRIYRVAGNSLEQLTNDHRVVISSQQSYLGRALGVNPQLEIDYQALPLERGDVFLLVTDGIYEHVPARQLAKTIKDGAADLDVAAKSIVEQAYENGSPDNLTVQIVRIDELPDGDASEVFGQPTELPLPPLLEARMLFDGYRIVRELHASHRSHIYLAVDEDSATTVAIKIPSIDLRDDPAYLKRFVMEEWVARRIDSPHVLKPFLPQRKRNFLYVTMEYIDGQTLTQWITDNPAPALETVRDITEQIAKGLRAFHRKEMLHQDVRPDNIMIDRTGTVKIIDFGSTRISGVAEAVPAGVEDILGTQQYTAPECFLGEGGTARSDLFSLGVVTYQMLTGRLPYGAQIARARTRSDFNRLVYRPAAHGGRDVPTWVDGALERAVHANPLKRYESFSEFLFDLRNPNAKYLTTSSTPLIERNPVLFWKSTTLLLALVVVLLLAYGAHHLR, via the coding sequence ATGCCGCGCGCGCTGAAAATATCGGTCGGACAATTCTCTGATCAGGGCCGCAAGGACGCCAATCAGGACTTCCACGGCGTCTTGATCCCCGACGAGCCGCTGCTCGGCCTGAAGGGGATCGCCGTGGTGCTCGCCGACGGCATCTCCTCGAGCAGCGTCGGCCGGGTCGCCGCCGAGTCCGCGGTCAAGAGCTTCCTGATCGACTATTACTGCACCTCGGAATCCTGGTCGGTGAAGAGCTCGGCGCAGCGCGTGCTGGAGGCGACCAATTCCTGGCTGCACGCGCAGACAAGGCGCAGCCAGAATCCCTACGACAAGGACAAGGGTTACGTCTGCACGCTGAGCGCCCTGGTCGTCCGGTCGAACACCGCGCATCTGTTCCATGTCGGCGACTCGAGAATCTACCGCGTCGCCGGCAACAGCCTCGAACAACTGACCAACGACCACCGCGTCGTGATCTCCTCGCAGCAGAGCTATCTCGGCCGCGCGCTCGGCGTGAACCCGCAGCTCGAGATCGACTACCAGGCTCTCCCGCTGGAGCGCGGCGACGTCTTCCTGCTGGTGACCGACGGGATCTACGAGCATGTCCCGGCGCGGCAGCTGGCGAAGACCATCAAAGACGGCGCCGCCGATCTCGATGTTGCCGCGAAGTCGATCGTCGAGCAGGCCTATGAGAACGGCAGCCCGGACAATCTCACCGTGCAGATCGTCCGGATCGACGAATTGCCCGACGGCGATGCCAGCGAGGTGTTCGGCCAGCCGACCGAATTGCCGCTGCCGCCGCTGCTCGAGGCGCGGATGCTGTTCGACGGCTATCGCATCGTGCGCGAGCTGCACGCGTCGCACCGCAGCCACATCTATCTCGCTGTCGACGAGGACAGCGCCACCACGGTCGCGATCAAGATCCCCTCGATCGACCTGCGCGACGATCCGGCCTATCTGAAGCGCTTTGTGATGGAGGAGTGGGTCGCTCGGCGGATCGACAGCCCGCATGTGCTGAAGCCGTTTCTGCCGCAGCGCAAGCGCAACTTCCTCTACGTCACGATGGAATATATCGACGGTCAGACCCTGACGCAGTGGATCACGGACAATCCCGCACCGGCGCTGGAGACGGTGCGCGACATCACCGAGCAAATTGCAAAAGGGCTGCGCGCCTTCCACCGCAAGGAGATGCTGCATCAGGACGTCAGGCCCGACAACATCATGATCGACAGGACCGGCACGGTGAAGATCATCGATTTCGGCTCGACGCGGATCTCGGGTGTCGCCGAGGCGGTGCCGGCGGGCGTCGAGGATATTCTGGGCACCCAGCAATACACCGCACCGGAGTGTTTTTTGGGCGAGGGCGGCACCGCGCGCTCCGATCTGTTCTCGCTCGGCGTCGTTACCTACCAGATGCTGACGGGGCGCTTGCCCTATGGCGCGCAGATCGCGCGCGCACGGACGCGATCCGATTTCAACCGGCTGGTCTACCGACCGGCCGCGCATGGCGGTCGCGACGTCCCGACCTGGGTCGACGGCGCGCTGGAGCGGGCCGTGCACGCCAATCCGCTCAAGCGCTACGAGAGCTTTTCGGAGTTCTTGTTCGACCTGCGCAATCCCAACGCGAAATATCTGACGACGTCATCGACCCCGCTGATCGAGCGCAACCCGGTGCTGTTCTGGAAGTCGACCACGCTGCTGCTGGCGCTGGTCGTGGTACTGCTGCTCGCCTACGGCGCGCATCATTTGCGGTAG
- a CDS encoding extracellular solute-binding protein, producing the protein MRAATAFRALTLAVIGALAFTSAISAAEVHVMISGGLTAAYKALVPEFERKTGHKVVTAFGPSMGTTTNAIPVRLERGEPADVLIMVGYALGDLIKQGKMVADSRVDLVKSPIGIAVKSGAAKPDIGSAASVKQALLAAKSVAYSDSASGVYVSTEMFAKLGIADQMKDKARMIPATPVGEIVAKGEAEIGLQQISELKPVTGIDIVGPLPEPLQKITVFSAGIATVSKERDAGKALISFLASSDARDALVRSGLDPIAAGATH; encoded by the coding sequence ATGCGAGCCGCCACCGCCTTCCGTGCCCTCACGCTCGCCGTCATCGGCGCCCTCGCCTTCACCTCAGCCATATCCGCCGCCGAAGTCCATGTCATGATCTCGGGCGGGCTGACAGCAGCCTACAAGGCGCTGGTGCCGGAGTTCGAGCGCAAGACCGGGCACAAGGTGGTGACCGCCTTCGGGCCGTCGATGGGCACCACGACCAATGCCATTCCGGTACGGCTGGAGCGCGGCGAGCCGGCCGACGTGCTGATCATGGTCGGCTATGCGCTCGGCGATCTCATCAAGCAGGGCAAGATGGTGGCTGATAGCCGCGTCGACCTCGTGAAGTCGCCGATCGGGATCGCGGTGAAATCCGGCGCGGCGAAGCCGGACATCGGCTCGGCCGCCAGCGTCAAGCAGGCGCTGCTGGCGGCGAAATCGGTCGCCTATTCCGACAGCGCCAGCGGCGTCTATGTCTCGACCGAGATGTTCGCAAAGCTCGGCATCGCCGATCAGATGAAGGACAAGGCGCGGATGATCCCGGCGACCCCGGTCGGCGAGATCGTGGCCAAGGGCGAGGCCGAGATCGGCCTGCAGCAGATCTCCGAGCTGAAGCCGGTGACCGGGATCGACATCGTCGGCCCATTGCCGGAGCCGTTGCAGAAGATCACGGTGTTTTCCGCCGGGATCGCGACGGTTTCTAAGGAGCGTGATGCCGGCAAGGCGCTGATCAGCTTCCTCGCCTCATCAGATGCGCGCGACGCGCTGGTCAGGAGCGGGCTCGATCCGATCGCCGCCGGCGCGACGCATTAG